A single region of the Pseudomonas granadensis genome encodes:
- a CDS encoding glutathione S-transferase family protein, with translation MSELILHHYPTSPFAEKARLLLGFKGLSWRSVHISPVMPKPDLTALTGGYRKTPVLQIGADIYCDTALIARCLEQEKALPAFFPQGQEMVSASFAAWADSVVFQHAVSLVFQPESVAVRFGKLPPEAIKAFIADRAGLFSGGSATRLSAEQAKHQWPTIMARLEQQLQREQGDFLFGEPSIADFALAHPLWFLKATHVTAPLVDEYPAVVAWLGRVLGFGHGAASEMSSAEALEVARNATPAALPDEQFVDPNGFTAGQQVAIAAIDYGVDPVVGELLFAGREELIIRREDERGGVVHVHFPRFGFRIEAR, from the coding sequence ATGTCCGAGTTGATTCTCCATCATTACCCGACTTCCCCGTTTGCCGAGAAGGCCCGTTTGCTGCTGGGCTTCAAAGGTTTGTCGTGGCGCTCGGTGCACATTTCGCCGGTGATGCCGAAACCGGATCTGACCGCCCTGACCGGTGGCTATCGCAAGACCCCGGTGTTGCAGATTGGCGCGGACATTTATTGCGACACCGCGCTGATCGCCCGTTGCCTGGAACAAGAGAAAGCCCTGCCAGCGTTCTTCCCGCAAGGCCAGGAAATGGTCAGCGCCAGTTTTGCCGCGTGGGCCGATTCGGTGGTGTTCCAGCATGCCGTGAGTCTGGTGTTCCAGCCGGAGTCGGTCGCGGTGCGCTTCGGCAAGTTGCCGCCAGAAGCGATCAAGGCTTTTATCGCCGACCGCGCCGGGCTGTTTAGCGGCGGCAGCGCGACGCGCCTGAGCGCCGAGCAGGCCAAGCATCAATGGCCGACGATCATGGCGCGCCTGGAGCAGCAGTTGCAGCGCGAGCAGGGCGACTTCCTGTTCGGTGAGCCGTCGATTGCCGACTTCGCGCTGGCGCATCCGCTGTGGTTCCTCAAGGCCACACACGTGACCGCACCTCTCGTCGATGAGTATCCGGCTGTCGTAGCGTGGCTGGGGCGGGTGCTGGGCTTTGGTCATGGCGCGGCGAGCGAGATGTCCTCCGCCGAGGCGCTGGAAGTTGCGCGTAACGCCACGCCAGCGGCATTGCCGGATGAGCAGTTCGTTGACCCGAACGGTTTCACTGCTGGGCAGCAAGTGGCGATTGCCGCCATCGACTATGGTGTCGATCCGGTGGTCGGTGAGTTGCTGTTTGCCGGTCGCGAGGAATTGATCATCCGCCGCGAAGACGAACGCGGCGGCGTGGTGCATGTGCACTTCCCGCGTTTCGGTTTCCGCATCGAAGCACGCTGA
- a CDS encoding glutaredoxin family protein: MLGNVLKKVALVVLVVVVYQNWGKIERVFNPSQMVSEQTRVQANVVLYATDWCGYCKQTKRFLDSKGIPFKEFDIEKDAEARKAYEALGGRGIPLIDVNGTLIRGFDPDEILAALK, translated from the coding sequence ATGCTCGGCAATGTGCTGAAGAAGGTTGCCCTGGTTGTGCTGGTCGTTGTGGTCTATCAGAACTGGGGCAAGATCGAGCGAGTTTTCAATCCGTCGCAAATGGTTTCTGAGCAGACCCGCGTGCAGGCCAATGTCGTGCTCTATGCCACTGACTGGTGCGGCTACTGCAAGCAGACCAAGCGTTTTCTCGACAGCAAGGGCATCCCGTTCAAGGAATTCGATATCGAGAAGGATGCCGAGGCGCGCAAGGCGTACGAGGCATTGGGTGGGCGCGGAATTCCGCTGATTGATGTGAACGGTACGCTGATTCGCGGGTTTGACCCGGACGAAATCCTCGCCGCCCTGAAATAA
- the yejK gene encoding nucleoid-associated protein YejK: protein MPIRHCIVHLIDKKPDGTPAVLYARDTELAESAAIENMLADLNESYNAKQGKAWGLFHPESGAFPFSGWLKEYMDGGKDFTAFSKVAVEHLQKLMEESNLSVGGHVLFAHYQQGMTDYLAIALLHHSEGVAVTDELDVTPSRHLDLGQLHLAARINVSEWQNNKQSKQYISFIKGKNGKKVSEYFRDFIGCQEGVDGPGETRTLLKAFSDFVESEDLPEDSAREKTKTLVDYASSQAKLGEPMGLEELSELIDEERPKAFYDHIRNKDYGLSPEIPADKRTLNQFRRFTGRAEGLSISFEAHLLGSKIEYDEENGTLIIKGLPTSLTDQLKRRN from the coding sequence ATGCCGATCCGTCATTGCATCGTCCACCTGATCGACAAGAAACCCGACGGCACGCCCGCAGTTCTGTACGCCCGTGACACCGAACTGGCCGAGTCCGCAGCCATCGAAAACATGCTCGCCGACCTCAACGAGAGCTATAACGCCAAACAGGGCAAAGCCTGGGGTCTGTTCCATCCGGAATCCGGCGCGTTCCCGTTCAGCGGCTGGCTGAAAGAGTACATGGACGGCGGCAAGGACTTCACCGCATTCAGCAAAGTGGCGGTCGAGCACCTGCAAAAACTGATGGAAGAATCCAACCTGTCGGTCGGCGGCCACGTGCTGTTCGCCCACTATCAACAGGGCATGACCGATTACCTGGCGATCGCCCTGCTGCACCACAGCGAAGGTGTAGCGGTAACCGACGAGCTGGACGTGACCCCGTCGCGCCATCTCGACCTCGGCCAGTTGCACCTGGCGGCGCGGATCAACGTCTCCGAGTGGCAGAACAACAAGCAGTCCAAGCAGTACATCTCGTTCATCAAGGGCAAGAACGGCAAGAAGGTTTCGGAATACTTCCGCGACTTCATCGGCTGCCAGGAAGGCGTCGACGGCCCGGGCGAGACCCGCACACTGCTCAAGGCCTTCAGTGACTTCGTCGAGAGCGAAGACCTGCCGGAAGACTCCGCCCGCGAGAAGACCAAGACCCTGGTCGACTACGCCAGCAGCCAGGCCAAGCTCGGCGAGCCGATGGGCCTGGAAGAGCTCTCGGAGCTGATCGACGAGGAACGCCCGAAAGCCTTCTACGATCACATCCGCAACAAGGACTACGGCCTGTCGCCGGAGATCCCGGCGGACAAGCGCACCCTCAATCAATTCCGTCGTTTCACCGGCCGTGCCGAAGGCTTGTCGATCAGCTTCGAAGCGCATCTGTTGGGCTCGAAGATCGAGTACGACGAAGAGAACGGCACCCTGATCATCAAAGGCCTGCCGACTTCGCTGACCGATCAGCTCAAGCGACGCAATTGA
- a CDS encoding HU family DNA-binding protein, translating into MALTKDQLIADIAEAIDAPKTTARNALDQLGQIVADQLENGGEITLPGIGKLKVTERPARTGRNPSTGAAIEIPAKKVIKLVVAKGLTDAVNK; encoded by the coding sequence ATGGCTCTTACTAAAGACCAACTGATCGCCGACATTGCTGAAGCTATCGACGCGCCGAAAACCACCGCGCGTAACGCTCTGGACCAACTGGGCCAAATCGTTGCCGATCAGCTGGAAAATGGCGGCGAAATCACCTTGCCAGGTATCGGCAAGCTGAAAGTGACCGAGCGTCCTGCCCGCACCGGCCGTAACCCATCGACTGGCGCTGCCATCGAAATCCCTGCAAAGAAAGTGATCAAGCTGGTTGTGGCCAAAGGCCTGACCGACGCTGTGAACAAGTAA
- the rlmF gene encoding 23S rRNA (adenine(1618)-N(6))-methyltransferase RlmF — MTAPRPPKPARKKPDAASPSKAVEPREKASLHPRNRHQGRYDFPALIKTTPELAKFVITNPYGKESIDFASPDAVRVFNRALLKSFYGIQHWDIPADYLCPPVPGRADYVHFLADLLASMNDGKVPRGAIVNVLDIGMGANCVYPLIGNSEYRWHFLGSEIDPTAVAAARAIVQSNDLSKVIKLRQQENRKHILIGLLEPGERFDLTMCNPPFHASMDEATKGSERKWRALGKADPKRKLPVLNFGGQSAELWCEGGEARFVTQLIAESANFQHKVLWFSTLVSKASNLPAIETALKKAGVLESQVVEMSQGQKQSRFVAWTFQTKSEQQIWRRERWTR, encoded by the coding sequence ATGACCGCCCCCCGCCCCCCCAAACCTGCGCGCAAGAAGCCCGACGCTGCGTCCCCGAGCAAAGCCGTCGAGCCGCGTGAAAAGGCCAGCCTGCATCCGCGCAATCGCCATCAGGGACGCTATGACTTCCCGGCGCTGATCAAGACCACGCCGGAACTGGCGAAGTTTGTGATTACCAACCCGTACGGCAAGGAAAGCATCGACTTCGCCAGCCCGGACGCGGTGCGCGTGTTCAACCGGGCGCTGCTCAAGTCGTTCTATGGCATCCAGCATTGGGACATCCCGGCCGACTACCTCTGCCCGCCCGTGCCGGGCCGCGCCGATTACGTGCATTTTCTCGCCGATTTGCTGGCAAGCATGAACGACGGCAAGGTTCCACGCGGCGCGATCGTCAATGTGCTGGACATCGGCATGGGCGCCAACTGCGTGTACCCGCTGATCGGCAACAGTGAATACCGCTGGCACTTCCTTGGCTCGGAGATCGACCCGACCGCCGTGGCTGCCGCCCGCGCCATCGTGCAGTCCAACGACCTGAGCAAGGTCATCAAGCTGCGTCAGCAGGAGAACCGCAAGCACATCCTCATCGGCTTGCTGGAACCGGGCGAGCGTTTCGACCTGACCATGTGCAACCCGCCGTTCCACGCCTCGATGGACGAAGCGACCAAGGGCAGCGAGCGCAAATGGCGCGCCTTGGGCAAGGCCGATCCGAAACGCAAACTGCCGGTGCTGAACTTCGGCGGCCAGTCGGCGGAACTGTGGTGTGAAGGCGGTGAAGCGCGTTTTGTGACGCAACTGATTGCCGAGAGCGCCAACTTCCAGCACAAAGTGCTGTGGTTCAGCACGCTGGTTTCAAAGGCATCGAACCTGCCGGCGATCGAAACCGCGCTGAAGAAAGCGGGAGTGCTGGAAAGCCAGGTGGTGGAGATGTCCCAGGGGCAGAAGCAGAGCCGCTTCGTGGCCTGGACGTTCCAGACCAAGTCCGAGCAGCAGATCTGGCGGCGTGAGCGCTGGACCCGCTGA